The following coding sequences are from one Brienomyrus brachyistius isolate T26 chromosome 2, BBRACH_0.4, whole genome shotgun sequence window:
- the LOC125714345 gene encoding beta-1,4-galactosyltransferase galt-1-like: MENTCSRKSFFLSLILLGIMCIIYRIVYKIPLGGNLTIYPHLWGNILHPTVDLSNQHVKNLTEQNITPIKDTKHFLVSAYKDHRIDGTIRIISIFRRDDVRRLYCIIGCVQQEYLVTVTEVDIHSDHFGFPYQTTDLLCKTDPKCDATNVTISINRSTSDIPDMVFLPIRNRERKEHNFKHNFTVCISNLFGSYNNVLQFVQTIEVYKLLGIQKVVIYNTSCGPDLDKVLQYYREEGTLEILQWPIDQFLNPSKGWNFEQHKGDLHYYGQLTTLNDCIYRNMYRSKYLLLNDIDEIIMPYQHATLEHLLEDLQRQNPTVGVFLIENHIFPKTLFDDTGRFHLAQWEKVPGINIMEHIYREPDRKHVYNPTKMIINPRQVVQTSVHSVLKNYGDTLRVPAGVSRIVHVRVPLQGTLTKEQLIVDTKLWEYQEDLVPNIDSVLNKSGIYD, from the coding sequence ATGGAGAATACTTGTTcaagaaaaagtttttttttgtcattaataCTTCTTGGAATTATGTGTATAATCTATAGGATAGTCTATAAAATTCCCTTAGGGGGGAATCTGACTATATATCCACATTTATGGGGAAATATTTTACATCCAACAGTTGATCTGAGTAATCAGCATGTAAAGAACTTGACTGAACAAAATATAACGCCGATTAAGGACACAAAGCATTTCCTGGTCTCTGCCTACAAAGATCACAGGATTGATGGAACCATTCGTATCATTAGCATATTTAGGAGGGATGATGTCAGAAGACTGTATTGTATCATTGGTTGTGTTCAACAAGAATATTTGGTTACAGTAACAGAGGTCGACATACACAGTGATCATTTTGGGTTCCCTTACCAGACCACAGACCTGTTGTGTAAAACTGACCCAAAGTGTGATGCTACAAATGTCACCATCAGTATTAATAGATCCACCTCAGACATTCCAGATATGGTCTTCCTTCCCATACGAAACAGAGAGAGGAAAGAGCACAACTTCAAACACAACTTCACTGTCTGCATCTCCAACCTCTTTGGATCTTATAACAATGTACTGCAGTTTGTGCAGACCATAGAAGTGTACAAGCTCCTGGGCATACAGAAAGTGGTCATCTATAACACCAGCTGTGGTCCAGACCTCGATAAGGTTCTGCAGTACTACAGGGAGGAGGGTACACTTGAAATCCTCCAATGGCCAATAGATCAGTTCCTCAATCCCTCCAAGGGCTGGAACTTTGAACAGCATAAAGGTGACCTCCATTACTATGGGCAGTTAACTACTCTGAACGACTGTATCTATAGAAACATGTACAGATCCAAGTATCTTCTGCTGAATGACATTGATGAAATAATTATGCCTTATCAGCACGCTACACTGGAGCATCTCCTGGAGGACCTGCAAAGGCAAAACCCCACAGTAGGAGTCTTTCTCATCGAGAATCATATCTTCCCCAAAACCCTCTTTGATGATACGGGCCGGTTCCATTTAGCACAATGGGAAAAGGTTCCAGGAATAAACATCATGGAACACATCTACCGGGAACCTGACAGGAAACATGTTTACAACCCCACCAAGATGATCATAAACCCCAGGCAAGTGGTGCAGACATCAGTGCATTCAGTGCTGAAGAATTACGGAGACACATTGAGAGTTCCAGCTGGTGTGAGCAGAATTGTACATGTCAGAGTTCCTCTACAGGGGACACTCACCAAAGAGCAACTGATTGTGGACACAAAGCTGTGGGAATATCAGGAGGACCTTGTGCCAAATATTGACAGTGTGCTGAATAAGTCAGGGATCTACGACTGA